The genomic region TTGCCGCGCATTCCCATCACTGTAGAAAAACTTTCATCCGTAACGGTTTTAGACATTTCGGAACTCATACGAAAGGCGTTTCCGGCTTCTTCGCTGTCTTCGCTTTCCGATGGTCTTTTTTTATTGCCGGTCTTTATATTTTCATTGGTAATAGGAATTGCCTGCAGCTACGACCGCTCCGTTTCCAGGCAGATAGTTTCTCTTGCGGATTCTTTTTCAAGAGTATGCTACCTTGTTATGATCTTCTTTATGGAAATTTTTTCCATAGGCATTATAGCCGTAACGATCTCATGGGCGATCCAGTTCCGAAGCGTAATCGCGCAGGGAATATTTACGCCGCTGATATTGATCCTGTCGGGCAACCTGCTTTTCGTTTCGCTCATAGTTTATCCGGCGATCTTGTACTTTTTGTGCCATGACCCGCATCCGTATCGCGTGTTGTACGCTTCAATCGCAGCCCTTCTTACTGCGTTTTTTTCGGGAAACACCAATATAACATTGCCGCTCATAATACGACACGGTAAAGAAAGCCTCGGCGAACAGCGAAGAATAAACGCTTTTTCGGCTCCGCTGTTTTCGATATTTGCGCGCGGAGGATCGTCGCTCGTAACTATCGTCAGCTTTATTCTGATATGGCGCTCGTATTCAAGCCTGAGCATAGGTTTTTTCGATTTGTTATGGCTTACTTCTTTGTCGTTTTTGCTTTCATTCGTACTCGGCAACATGCCGACGGGAGGAACTTTTTTTGCCCTTACGGTTTTAGGAGCAATGTACGGCAGGGGCTTCGAGACGGGGCACCTTCTTTTAAAACCCGCCGCAGTAATAATAGGTTCCTTTGCCGCAGCCTTCGACGCTATAACGGCAATGTTCGGAACATATATCATTGCAATAAAGACCAAACAAATTCATCACAAGGAATTAAGCAGCTTTATTTAGTGTGCGTTGCGCGCAAACGGAGTTTTCGGCGACGGTCGGCATAGTTCCGTCGGCAGCCTAA from Treponema parvum harbors:
- a CDS encoding dicarboxylate/amino acid:cation symporter, which translates into the protein MKIWIKYLLGVILGFIASFAFPASSPQTLSTVSFIAEIFLRLGFYILIPLLTSSVIISAFNLSDSKMLLKSAFWTAIIITGSSLLLTFIGLFSVIFIKLPRIPITVEKLSSVTVLDISELIRKAFPASSLSSLSDGLFLLPVFIFSLVIGIACSYDRSVSRQIVSLADSFSRVCYLVMIFFMEIFSIGIIAVTISWAIQFRSVIAQGIFTPLILILSGNLLFVSLIVYPAILYFLCHDPHPYRVLYASIAALLTAFFSGNTNITLPLIIRHGKESLGEQRRINAFSAPLFSIFARGGSSLVTIVSFILIWRSYSSLSIGFFDLLWLTSLSFLLSFVLGNMPTGGTFFALTVLGAMYGRGFETGHLLLKPAAVIIGSFAAAFDAITAMFGTYIIAIKTKQIHHKELSSFI